The Candidatus Methylomirabilis tolerans genome includes the window CGAAAACCGCTCTGCAGCAGCTTACTCAATCGCTTTTTCGCTCGACCCCCCACTATCGTCTCATTTGTCGGTCAGGCGCTCCTCACGCTCCGACGTTCGAGGTCGAGGTGATCGTCGGGCGAACTGCGCTTGCACAGGGAAAGGGACGAAACAGGCAGGAGGCCGAGCAGGAAGCGGCCCGAGTCGCCCTTGGAGTACTATCACACCAGGTATCTACAACATCTGGTAGTGATAATCCTTCCAACTACTGAGTCTTGTATTTCTTCTTGACAGGGGTGGATAGCGTCTGTTAGCGTGACCCTACGTGGCATCTTGAGGATCGAGCCTTTGGAGTTTTGTTATGGGTCGAGGCTATAAAGTGATGGTATCGGTCGATGATCGGCTGAGGCGATGCGGCTACAGCGACTAACCGCATTCGGATTTAAATCGTTCGCTGAGAAGGTCGAAGTGACCTTCGAACCCGGCGTGACGGCTATTGTCGGTCCGAACGGCTGCGGCAAGAGCAACCTCTCCGATGCGATCCGTTGGGCCCTCGGCGAACAGAGCGCGAAACTGCTACGCGGGGAACGAATGGACGACCTGATCTTCGCCGGCAACACCGAGCGGAAGCCGCTTGGCATGGCGGAGGTTTCTCTGATCTTCACTGATAACTATGGGAGTATTCCGACTGAATTTCATGAAGTGACGGTTACTCGCCGATTGTATCGCTCCGGTGAAAGTGAGTACCTTCTGAATCACACCCCATGCCGACTGCGCGATATTACTGATCTGTTTTTGGATACCGGGTTCGGGTGTGAACCGTATGCCCTGATCGAACAAGGGAGCATCGGCAATATTATCGGCGCCAAGCCCTCCGAGCGTCGGCTTCTCATTGAGGAGGCTGCCGGTATCATGACCTACAAGGTCCGGAAGAGGTCTGCGCTTGCCAAGCTGGAGGCGGCGGAACACAACCTGCTCCGAGTGAGCGACATCATCCAAGAGGTGGAACGACAAAGGAACTCCCTTAAACGACAGGCGAACAAGGCGGAGCGCTACCGCGCCTACCAGGACCGGGCGCTTGAACTCAAGGGTTTTCTGAAATTCTCTGAGTTGCAGCAGTTGCACCAACAGCTCACGCTGGTCCAGGACCGCACCATAGTAGCGCAGGGCGAGGTGGACTCGGTCCGGGCCACAACGGTTGCCGTAGAGGCCGAACAGGAGGCTATACGGATCCGCGAGCTGGAACAGGAGCAGGCCAGGGCCGGCTCGCAGGAGCGGCTCCACGAACTGAGGAGCCGACTGTCTCGCGATGAAGCCGAACTCAACCACTTGCGACAGATGCTGGACGAATCGGCACGTCGGAAAAAGGAACGACAGGATCGCTCGGCACACCTGCAGGGCCGACATGCAACCCTGACACAGCAGGAGGCTGAAACCGGAGAGCAAGAACAACACCTGGCGAGGGAGCTTCAGGACGGCCGCACGCAACTCGATCTGAAATCTTCGGAACTACATGCGCTGGAAGCGACGATTGCGGAGGGTGCGCGGGTGCTGGAGACTACGCGACGGCGTTTTGTCCAGGACGCGGCAGCTCTCGCAGACCGTCGCAATCATCTGACCAGCCTCCGAGAGCGGCAACGTCTCTACGGGACCCAACGTGATTTGGCCGTTGAGCGCAAGGCTCGGCTCGAACAGCAGAATCGCGATCTCCTCCCCTTGGAGGAGGCGCAGCGCGCTGGTCTTGAACAGGTGGCCGAACGACTCATGGCACTGCAGACAGAGCGCCAGGAGCTTACCCGACAGACGACGGAGGAAGAGACCGCGCGGGAGGCCGGTAAATCTCAGTTGGACGCGCTCCGCGATGAGTTCGCCAAGCTCAGCAGCCGCCTGGCTTCACTTATCGAACTCAGTCAGAACTTCGAAGGGTATGCCGATGGTCACCGGTATCTACTCCAGCAAAAGGCCCACAGTGAGGCAGGACTCAAGGGATTGCAGAACTCATTAGCTGAGTTGCTCGAGGTACCCGCTTGCTACGAGCGTGCGATCGAGGCGTTGCTCGGCGATGCCTTGCAAGGGCTGGTTATGCAACGGGCAGAAGACGTCCAGGAGGCCATTCGGATTCTCACCGTGCGAGGACAGGGTCGTGCCACCTTCCTCCTTCACCCTGAAGCGGTCAGCGGTCAGCGGTCAGCGGTCAGCGGTCCGGACGGGACGGCGGCAGCCCGGCTGCGTGAGATGCTTTCTTCCTCAGGCGCTTCAGTTGAGGGTCTTGCGCTTGATCTGATCCGCTGCGCCGAAGGCGATCGGCCGCTGGTGGAAGCCCTGCTTGCCGACGGAATCATCGTCAGGGAGCTGTCCGATGCGCTTACTCTCGGCGCCTCCCTCCCCTCCCCCTTTGCGATCGTCACGCTCACCGGCGAACTTATGACCAGTCGGGGAATCATCGCCGGTGGTCCGGGAGGAAGTTCCGGCATCCTTCCACGACGACGAGAAATCGCTCGGCTTCAGACTCGTGTCGGAGAGTTGCACGATAACCTTCAAACGGTCGAAGCCTCATGGGAGGCGTCCTGTCGTCGTTCAGCCCATTTTGCGGAATCGTTGGAGTTGCTGAATCAACGCCTTCACGAACTGGAAATCGAACGGCTCAAGGCAGAAGCGGCGTTTTCCCATACCAGCGTAGAACAACGACGCCTCTTACAGCAGATTGAGGTATTGACCTATGAAGCAAAGAGTCATGAGGAGGACCTTCGCGCGTTGACTGAGGAGATCCGAGCGCTCACGGACTCCTTCCTGGAACTGGAGGAACGAGATCAAGCGACTCAGATTGAGATCTCCAGGTTCGAGGCCGAGGTGGTCACCCGGCAGCAACAACGTGACGACCTCATCCGGGAGGTCGGAGAGTGCCGTGTTCACCTCACGGCGCTGCAAGGTC containing:
- the smc gene encoding chromosome segregation protein SMC is translated as MRLQRLTAFGFKSFAEKVEVTFEPGVTAIVGPNGCGKSNLSDAIRWALGEQSAKLLRGERMDDLIFAGNTERKPLGMAEVSLIFTDNYGSIPTEFHEVTVTRRLYRSGESEYLLNHTPCRLRDITDLFLDTGFGCEPYALIEQGSIGNIIGAKPSERRLLIEEAAGIMTYKVRKRSALAKLEAAEHNLLRVSDIIQEVERQRNSLKRQANKAERYRAYQDRALELKGFLKFSELQQLHQQLTLVQDRTIVAQGEVDSVRATTVAVEAEQEAIRIRELEQEQARAGSQERLHELRSRLSRDEAELNHLRQMLDESARRKKERQDRSAHLQGRHATLTQQEAETGEQEQHLARELQDGRTQLDLKSSELHALEATIAEGARVLETTRRRFVQDAAALADRRNHLTSLRERQRLYGTQRDLAVERKARLEQQNRDLLPLEEAQRAGLEQVAERLMALQTERQELTRQTTEEETAREAGKSQLDALRDEFAKLSSRLASLIELSQNFEGYADGHRYLLQQKAHSEAGLKGLQNSLAELLEVPACYERAIEALLGDALQGLVMQRAEDVQEAIRILTVRGQGRATFLLHPEAVSGQRSAVSGPDGTAAARLREMLSSSGASVEGLALDLIRCAEGDRPLVEALLADGIIVRELSDALTLGASLPSPFAIVTLTGELMTSRGIIAGGPGGSSGILPRRREIARLQTRVGELHDNLQTVEASWEASCRRSAHFAESLELLNQRLHELEIERLKAEAAFSHTSVEQRRLLQQIEVLTYEAKSHEEDLRALTEEIRALTDSFLELEERDQATQIEISRFEAEVVTRQQQRDDLIREVGECRVHLTALQGRREILTRSLARIAEELGQVTNELESLEDELAEQQLRESTMEAAVIQIQERLTSLVEEEQVAQRLVMTQDEARRELSERRQSIDERLRGLKQSLTEKQQAWSDAAIRLAELRNTISLLEEALKEEGPHDLEALVMRLSSSGLDVETANAELADLTTRIAELGAVNMAALEEYHELAERHRFLSAQTEDLSSSAQSLRTAISEINQTIQQRFSETLSTVSGHLDRLWSCLIPGGQASLSLAEPEPGDEEPGVEMTVRIPGKRPTLNLLSGGEKALAALALLLALFHTRPSPFCLLDEVDAPLDDANAERFASLLKEMAATAQFLLITHNKRTMAAADLLYGVTMEEHGVSKLLSLRISRTA